A region of Tolypothrix sp. NIES-4075 DNA encodes the following proteins:
- the nuoK gene encoding NADH-quinone oxidoreductase subunit NuoK encodes MQLQYFLLLAAALFCIGIFGLITSRNAVRVLMSIELMLNAVNLNLMAFSNFLDSTLIKGQVFTVFVITVAAAEAAVGLAIVLAIYRNRDTVDMEQFNLLKW; translated from the coding sequence ATGCAACTCCAGTACTTTTTATTACTAGCAGCGGCTTTGTTCTGTATTGGCATCTTTGGCTTAATTACTAGCCGTAACGCCGTGCGGGTGCTGATGTCGATTGAGTTGATGCTAAATGCTGTTAATCTGAATTTAATGGCATTTTCCAACTTCCTAGACTCAACATTAATTAAAGGTCAGGTTTTCACAGTATTTGTGATTACCGTCGCGGCTGCTGAAGCGGCAGTTGGTTTAGCGATCGTGCTTGCCATTTATCGCAACCGCGATACTGTCGATATGGAGCAGTTTAATCTTCTGAAGTGGTGA
- the nuoH gene encoding NADH-quinone oxidoreductase subunit NuoH, which yields MNPGIDLQGTFIKSLMDLGLPSGTAKAIWMPLPMILMLIGATVGVLVCVWLERKISAAAQQRIGPEYIGPLGLLAPVADGLKLVFKEDVVPSQADPWLFTLGPIIVVLPVFLSYLIVPFGQNILISNIGTGVFLWIALSSIQPIGLLMAGYASNNKYSLLGGLRAAAQSISYEIPLALSVLAIVMMSNSLSTVDIVNQQSGYGILGWNIWRQPVGFIIFWISALAECERLPFDLPEAEEELVAGYQTEYSGMKFALFYLSSYVNLVLSALLVSVLYLGGWDFPISLNLIASWVGVSETNPVLQIIDASLGITMTLLKAYFLVFLAILLRWTVPRVRIDQLLDLGWKFLLPIGLVNLLLTAALKLVFPVAFGG from the coding sequence ATGAATCCAGGAATTGACCTCCAAGGAACTTTTATTAAATCCCTCATGGATTTGGGGCTACCATCCGGCACAGCCAAAGCAATTTGGATGCCCCTGCCGATGATATTGATGCTCATTGGGGCAACAGTTGGTGTGCTGGTTTGTGTTTGGTTAGAAAGAAAGATTTCCGCAGCGGCACAGCAGCGGATTGGACCTGAATACATAGGACCTTTAGGTTTATTGGCTCCTGTAGCTGATGGTCTAAAGCTGGTATTTAAAGAAGATGTTGTGCCCAGTCAAGCTGACCCCTGGCTGTTTACCCTCGGTCCAATCATCGTTGTGCTGCCAGTATTTCTGTCATATTTGATTGTGCCTTTTGGACAGAATATTCTGATTAGCAATATTGGCACAGGAGTCTTTTTGTGGATCGCTTTGTCTAGCATTCAGCCGATTGGCTTGCTGATGGCTGGTTACGCCTCAAATAATAAATACTCCCTCTTAGGGGGGTTGCGGGCAGCAGCGCAATCGATTAGTTATGAAATTCCGTTGGCATTATCGGTGTTAGCGATCGTCATGATGTCTAACAGCCTCAGTACCGTTGATATCGTCAATCAACAATCCGGTTACGGCATCTTGGGATGGAACATTTGGCGGCAACCAGTCGGTTTTATCATCTTTTGGATATCCGCTCTAGCCGAATGTGAAAGATTGCCCTTTGACTTACCCGAAGCCGAAGAAGAACTAGTAGCAGGTTATCAGACTGAATATTCTGGGATGAAATTCGCTCTGTTCTACCTAAGTTCTTATGTCAACCTGGTGCTTTCTGCCTTGCTAGTATCAGTTTTATACCTGGGTGGCTGGGATTTTCCCATTTCACTTAACTTGATTGCCAGTTGGGTCGGAGTTAGCGAAACTAATCCTGTATTGCAGATTATAGATGCCTCACTAGGCATCACCATGACTCTACTTAAGGCTTACTTCTTAGTCTTTCTCGCAATTCTGTTGCGCTGGACAGTGCCACGGGTTCGCATTGACCAATTGCTAGATTTAGGATGGAAATTCTTACTACCAATTGGGTTGGTTAACCTTCTATTAACCGCAGCCTTGAAACTAGTCTTTCCCGTTGCTTTTGGAGGCTAA
- the ndhI gene encoding NAD(P)H-quinone oxidoreductase subunit I, protein MLKFLKQVGDYAKETVQAARYIGQGLSVTFDHMQRRPVTVQYPYEKLVLGERFRGRIHFEFDKCIACEVCVRVCPINLPVVDWEYDKASKKKKLNHYSIDFGVCIFCGNCVEYCPTNCLSMTEEYELSTYDRHELNFDNVALGRLPYKVTNDPMVTPLRELVYLPKGVMEPHGLPADAKSAGARPEDLVEQEKS, encoded by the coding sequence ATGTTAAAGTTCCTAAAACAAGTTGGTGATTACGCCAAAGAAACGGTACAAGCTGCTCGTTACATTGGTCAAGGTTTGTCTGTCACCTTTGACCACATGCAACGGCGTCCAGTAACCGTACAGTATCCTTACGAAAAACTGGTTCTTGGGGAGCGGTTTCGCGGTAGAATTCACTTTGAATTTGATAAGTGCATTGCTTGCGAAGTCTGTGTTCGTGTTTGTCCAATTAACTTGCCTGTAGTTGATTGGGAATACGACAAGGCAAGCAAAAAGAAAAAGCTCAACCACTACAGCATCGACTTTGGAGTTTGTATCTTCTGCGGTAACTGCGTGGAATATTGCCCGACTAACTGTTTATCGATGACAGAAGAGTATGAGCTTTCTACATACGATCGCCATGAATTGAACTTTGACAACGTGGCGCTAGGTCGTTTGCCTTACAAAGTTACAAATGACCCGATGGTAACACCGCTACGCGAACTGGTTTACCTACCAAAAGGCGTGATGGAACCCCACGGTTTGCCAGCCGATGCCAAGAGCGCCGGTGCCCGTCCAGAAGACTTAGTGGAACAGGAAAAATCATAA
- a CDS encoding NADH-quinone oxidoreductase subunit J gives MNLAEGVQIVSFGILAVMMVGSALGVVLFSSIVYSAFMLAGVFISIAGLYLLLNGDFVASAQLLVYVGAVNVLILFAIMLVNKREDFVAFPNAWIRKALTGVVSLGLFALLSTMVLATPWSHSTPVVGGESSIVLIGEHFFSDFLLPFELASILLLMAMVGAIILARREYLPEPISSGLPQTILTLPERPRELVSAGTSTDLDGTDTYRGGSRRE, from the coding sequence GTGAATCTAGCGGAAGGAGTACAAATTGTTTCCTTTGGCATACTGGCGGTGATGATGGTAGGGTCAGCGCTTGGTGTAGTGCTGTTCTCAAGCATTGTCTATTCTGCCTTTATGTTGGCAGGCGTGTTTATTAGCATTGCTGGCTTGTATCTGTTGCTTAATGGCGACTTCGTAGCCTCAGCACAATTGCTAGTTTACGTCGGTGCGGTGAACGTGCTGATTTTGTTTGCCATTATGTTGGTAAATAAACGGGAAGATTTTGTGGCGTTTCCCAATGCTTGGATACGTAAAGCACTAACGGGGGTAGTCAGTCTAGGATTGTTTGCCCTGTTGAGTACGATGGTCTTAGCGACACCTTGGAGTCACTCAACTCCTGTTGTTGGTGGTGAAAGTTCCATCGTTTTAATTGGTGAGCATTTCTTTAGTGACTTTTTGCTACCTTTTGAACTCGCTTCTATTTTGTTGCTAATGGCAATGGTGGGAGCAATTATTTTGGCGCGTCGCGAGTATTTACCAGAACCGATATCATCTGGATTGCCGCAAACGATTTTAACTTTACCAGAACGCCCCAGAGAACTAGTGTCGGCTGGTACTAGTACTGACTTAGATGGTACTGATACTTATCGTGGTGGTTCTCGTCGCGAATAA
- a CDS encoding NAD(+) kinase, whose protein sequence is MQLKQVIIAYKARDPQSKRWAEICAKQLEDRQCHVLMGPSGPKDNPYPVFLASVGQPIDLAVVLGGDGTVLTGARHLAPAGIPILAVNVGGHLGFLTESVEEFQDTEKVWDRLLEDRYAIQRRMMLQAAVYEGHGTNIEPVTERYLALNDMSIKPASADRMITSILEMEIDSEIVDQYQGDGLILATPTGSTGYTVSANGPIMHDGMEAITITPICPMSLSSRPLVLPPGSVVSIWPLGDYELSTKLWMDGVLATSIWPGHRVDVRMADCRSKFIILRENYSYYQTLREKLLWTGTRIRYSNNNQHN, encoded by the coding sequence GTGCAACTCAAGCAAGTAATCATTGCTTATAAAGCCAGAGACCCCCAAAGCAAACGCTGGGCTGAAATCTGTGCCAAGCAACTCGAAGACCGCCAATGCCACGTATTGATGGGACCCAGTGGACCAAAAGACAATCCTTATCCGGTGTTTTTGGCTTCTGTAGGGCAACCAATCGATCTGGCTGTGGTACTTGGCGGTGATGGTACTGTTTTAACTGGTGCAAGACATTTAGCCCCAGCTGGTATCCCAATTCTGGCAGTGAATGTGGGAGGTCATCTGGGGTTTTTAACTGAGTCGGTGGAAGAATTTCAGGATACAGAGAAGGTTTGGGATCGGCTGCTGGAGGATCGTTATGCTATCCAGCGGCGTATGATGCTACAAGCTGCGGTGTATGAAGGACATGGGACAAATATAGAACCTGTTACCGAACGCTACCTGGCTTTGAATGATATGAGTATCAAACCTGCTTCTGCCGATCGCATGATCACTTCAATTTTAGAAATGGAAATTGATAGTGAAATTGTCGATCAGTATCAAGGAGATGGTTTGATTCTAGCTACTCCCACAGGTTCGACTGGTTACACCGTTTCTGCCAATGGTCCAATTATGCACGATGGTATGGAAGCGATTACCATCACTCCAATTTGTCCGATGAGTCTTTCTAGTCGTCCTCTAGTTTTGCCTCCGGGTTCCGTTGTCAGCATCTGGCCTTTGGGAGATTATGAGTTAAGTACTAAGCTGTGGATGGATGGGGTTTTAGCTACTTCGATTTGGCCCGGACACCGCGTTGATGTGCGGATGGCAGATTGTCGCTCTAAGTTTATTATTCTGCGGGAAAATTATTCCTACTATCAAACGCTGCGAGAAAAATTACTGTGGACGGGGACAAGGATTCGCTACAGTAATAATAATCAGCACAATTGA